In the genome of Hugenholtzia roseola DSM 9546, one region contains:
- a CDS encoding nuclear transport factor 2 family protein codes for MKHLTPFLWLFGVCFTLVLFPLQAQKTNTTSNANKNKTKADTEAEVVIKKMILDFANAYTNLGESKDRESVMAFFSNDVTSTLVTFGINEKGSIVNSDYNGFVDYLTKIIRTNGLKINYKVTDVLNATVRELTGTAVFLVDYEITNSGEVWSKGSETVSMVFRKVGNDWKISHYTVIGLEDEKYKGSCLCELFKSSGGLNSAHYVVKTTVPNGRNYSTNLQNFDIDYPSDNTKDRTITIGKSLYYWKRTGEIHLSNTDGSIGDFLTKGHPADEVDVIMRILKEDIYKNNCLTLNVKR; via the coding sequence ATGAAGCATCTTACTCCTTTCTTATGGCTTTTTGGCGTATGCTTTACGCTTGTGCTTTTCCCTTTGCAGGCGCAAAAAACGAATACGACCTCTAACGCAAATAAAAACAAGACAAAAGCCGACACAGAGGCAGAGGTAGTCATTAAGAAAATGATTTTAGACTTTGCAAATGCCTATACCAATTTGGGCGAAAGTAAAGACCGAGAGTCGGTGATGGCGTTCTTTTCTAATGATGTAACCTCTACTTTGGTTACTTTTGGCATCAACGAAAAAGGCAGCATTGTCAATAGCGACTACAACGGCTTTGTGGATTATCTAACCAAAATTATCCGCACTAATGGCTTGAAAATCAACTACAAAGTTACCGACGTACTCAACGCCACAGTACGCGAGCTAACAGGCACAGCCGTCTTTTTGGTAGATTATGAAATTACAAATTCGGGCGAGGTTTGGTCGAAAGGTTCGGAAACGGTCTCGATGGTGTTTAGAAAAGTGGGCAACGATTGGAAGATTTCACACTATACCGTCATTGGCTTGGAAGATGAAAAATACAAGGGTTCTTGCCTATGCGAACTCTTCAAATCGAGTGGCGGACTCAATTCAGCGCACTATGTCGTCAAGACTACCGTTCCCAACGGCAGGAATTATTCTACCAACCTCCAAAATTTCGACATCGACTACCCTTCTGATAATACCAAAGACCGCACCATTACCATCGGCAAAAGCCTTTATTATTGGAAGCGCACAGGCGAAATTCACCTTAGCAATACCGACGGCAGTATTGGCGATTTCCTAACAAAGGGACACCCTGCCGATGAGGTAGATGTCATTATGCGCATCTTGAAAGAAGACATCTACAAAAATAACTGCCTGACCCTAAATGTCAAGCGATAG
- a CDS encoding helix-turn-helix domain-containing protein produces the protein MKMKIGSRLYAIRQEKKFNQAEMADLLGVSPATYSRIERNESSIDLEQLSRFAEILQVPLQEFLPETFAIHNKKNESGQVGFIIGNYYNALYMDNDAEKNQLRQQIALQEQKILFLDEKIKILESELETYKKILLNKS, from the coding sequence ATGAAAATGAAGATAGGAAGTAGGCTATATGCCATCCGCCAAGAAAAAAAGTTCAACCAAGCAGAAATGGCTGACTTATTAGGGGTTTCACCTGCCACCTATTCGCGGATAGAGCGCAACGAGAGCAGCATTGACCTTGAACAATTATCGCGTTTCGCAGAAATTTTACAAGTCCCTCTCCAAGAATTTCTACCTGAAACCTTTGCTATCCACAACAAAAAAAATGAAAGTGGACAAGTAGGCTTTATCATAGGCAACTACTACAATGCTTTGTATATGGACAATGATGCAGAGAAAAACCAACTAAGGCAGCAAATAGCCTTACAAGAGCAGAAGATTCTTTTTTTAGATGAAAAGATAAAAATATTAGAATCTGAACTTGAAACTTATAAAAAAATACTTCTAAATAAAAGTTGA
- a CDS encoding cell envelope integrity protein TolA, translated as MSNLKSSQEQLEDFIFTVILKEKSSLSFSNQDNNLIDSEATKLQVPASEIAAARLTAIGRYEAKIQAQKELEERQAKEQRELEEQQEAEREALEKQKAEEARRLAEKQAQEAQELQRQAQEREEKLKQKQLEEKKEQEKRHHEEQEKIRRARLKKQLKIGAVAFLASVVLGVGGFFGLKAIESSEGVASLPFQTLSFTDTALQETDLLGEYYGKTNQEIISLEIFLDAQSANALRYKFIGEGSRSYPLYLELGAQKLNFNLPNRGLGEMQISKHSQGILLKNESITLTKNNP; from the coding sequence ATGTCGAATCTGAAAAGTTCCCAAGAGCAGCTCGAAGATTTTATCTTCACTGTCATTTTGAAAGAAAAAAGTAGCCTTTCTTTTTCCAACCAAGACAACAACCTTATCGATTCAGAAGCCACAAAGCTGCAAGTACCCGCTTCTGAAATTGCTGCGGCACGTTTGACTGCCATTGGGCGTTATGAAGCTAAAATACAAGCCCAAAAGGAGTTAGAAGAACGCCAAGCGAAGGAACAGCGCGAATTGGAGGAGCAGCAAGAAGCCGAGCGCGAAGCCTTAGAAAAACAAAAAGCCGAAGAAGCCCGTCGGCTTGCTGAAAAACAAGCCCAAGAAGCCCAAGAACTGCAACGCCAAGCCCAAGAGCGCGAAGAGAAATTGAAGCAAAAACAACTTGAAGAAAAAAAAGAACAGGAGAAACGCCACCACGAGGAGCAGGAAAAAATACGTAGGGCAAGGCTCAAAAAACAACTCAAAATTGGGGCAGTGGCTTTTTTGGCAAGCGTAGTTTTAGGCGTAGGGGGCTTTTTTGGTTTGAAAGCGATAGAGTCGAGCGAGGGCGTTGCCTCTTTACCCTTCCAAACGCTAAGTTTTACAGATACCGCCCTTCAAGAAACCGACCTTTTAGGGGAATATTATGGCAAAACAAATCAAGAAATTATCAGCCTTGAAATATTCTTAGATGCACAAAGTGCCAATGCCCTGCGCTATAAATTTATAGGCGAAGGTTCGCGCTCTTATCCACTCTATTTGGAGTTGGGGGCGCAAAAACTCAATTTCAACTTACCCAATCGTGGCTTAGGCGAAATGCAAATTTCGAAGCATAGTCAGGGGATTTTATTAAAAAATGAATCTATAACGCTTACTAAAAACAATCCTTAA
- a CDS encoding PDDEXK nuclease domain-containing protein: MKSENQLELLINDIVAIHTQARVYAVRLVNDALVQANWEVGKRIVEDEQGGKATAEYGKKTLTLLSNELTQKLGKGYSRSNLQNMRLFYLKYPNCQTLSGKLTWSHYCELIYIEDESARQFYEIEAIAAGWGVKELKRQINTSLFERLLLSKGTDHKAELLALAQKGQIIEKPQDILKNPYIFEFLGIAEEKTFLESDLEKRLIRHIEDFLLELGKGFMYVGSQQRITIDNVHYYVDMVFYNKILRCYVLIDLKMGKLEHNHIGQMNLYLNYYKAEVNDEIDQAPIGIILCQAKNEVMVEYALGGLSNHIFASKYLYYIPEKETLIREIEKLQTLKNHKKP, translated from the coding sequence ATGAAATCGGAAAACCAATTAGAACTCCTCATAAATGATATTGTCGCTATTCATACGCAAGCGCGTGTGTATGCTGTACGTTTGGTAAATGATGCACTCGTGCAAGCGAATTGGGAAGTAGGCAAACGCATTGTAGAAGACGAACAGGGCGGAAAAGCTACGGCAGAGTATGGTAAAAAGACCTTGACGCTGCTTTCCAACGAACTTACACAGAAATTAGGTAAGGGTTACTCACGCAGTAATTTGCAAAATATGCGTTTGTTTTATCTCAAATATCCAAATTGCCAGACGCTTTCTGGCAAATTGACATGGTCGCATTATTGTGAACTTATTTATATAGAAGACGAATCTGCACGCCAATTTTATGAAATAGAAGCTATAGCGGCGGGTTGGGGCGTGAAAGAACTCAAACGCCAAATCAATACCTCCCTTTTTGAACGGCTTTTGCTTTCCAAAGGCACAGACCATAAAGCAGAACTGTTGGCTTTGGCACAAAAAGGGCAAATCATTGAAAAGCCGCAGGACATACTCAAAAATCCCTACATTTTTGAATTTTTGGGCATAGCCGAAGAGAAAACATTTTTGGAAAGCGACCTTGAAAAACGCCTTATTCGCCACATAGAGGATTTTTTGTTGGAACTTGGCAAAGGTTTTATGTATGTGGGTTCGCAACAACGCATCACGATTGACAACGTACACTATTACGTGGATATGGTTTTTTACAATAAGATTTTACGTTGTTATGTCTTAATTGATTTGAAAATGGGCAAACTCGAACATAATCATATTGGGCAAATGAACCTTTACCTCAATTACTACAAAGCAGAAGTAAATGACGAAATAGACCAAGCCCCAATAGGCATTATTTTGTGTCAAGCCAAAAACGAAGTAATGGTTGAGTATGCCTTAGGCGGTTTGAGTAATCATATTTTTGCCTCTAAATACCTTTACTATATTCCCGAAAAAGAAACACTAATACGGGAAATAGAAAAATTGCAAACACTCAAAAACCACAAAAAACCGTGA
- the rpoB gene encoding DNA-directed RNA polymerase subunit beta: MAHQLKYGRLNFGKTNPIIDYPDFLEVQTKSFQDFFQIGTPPEQRKKDGLYKVFMENFPITDSRENYVLEFIDYAIDPPKYSVEECVERGLTYAVPLKAKLRLSCNDEDNEDFKTIEQEVFLGNIPVMTEKASFVINGAERVIVSQLHRSPGVFFAQSKHTNGTKLYSARIIPFRGSWIEFATDVNNVMYAYIDRKKKFPVTTLLRAIGYGSDKEILDLFGLSEEIKVDRKKPDTLKGVEGRRLAARVLRTWTEDLVDEDTGEVVILSRNEVLLERDHVIEAEDIDTILSSNAEVIILHREDVNIQDYAIIYNTLQKDSSNSEKEAVEQIYRQLRNTEAPDEQTAREVIQSLFFSEKRYDLGDVGRYRINKKLELDIDIDVRVLTKEDIIRIINHLITLINSRVSVDDIDHLSNRRVRTVGEQLYSQFGVGLARMARTIKERMNVRDSEDFKPADLINARTLSSVINSFFGTNQLSQFMDQTNPLAEVTHKRRMSALGPGGLSRERAGFEVRDVHYTHYGRLCTIETPEGPNIGLISSLCVHAKVNDMGFIETPYRPVREGIVSKDILYLTAEEEDEQNIAPASRFVDEEGNISTDKIKCRKQGDFPLEDPKEISYMDVAPNQIVSVAASMIPFLEHNDANRALMGSNMQRQAVPLLRPEAPIVGTGLERRAALDSRALILAEGEGEVLFVDASKIVIKYEWTDEQRLVNFDGETVTYKLTKFKRTNQDTCINLRPIVLKGQKVSKGEVLCQGYATEKGELALGRNLKVAFMPWQGYNFEDAIVISEKIVREDIYTSIHIEQFELEVRDTKRGEEELTPEIPNVSEDAVKNLDERGIIRIGSEVREQDILIGKTTPKGETDPTPEEKLLRAIFGDKAGDVKDASMRAPASLQGVVIGTQLFSRPKKDKDTRAKVKKEVEALKKNYSRDLTALRAEMIEKMDVLLAGKTSQGIVHKFGDQVMPSGAKFNKKNIEENFFPPKNVYRDESLYNVPEEVNFIDDVILDNWTEDKHTNKLLVEMVRNYNKKRNEISAAFKRERFAKEVGDELPAGIVQLAKVYIAKKRKLKVGDKMAGRHGNKGIVARIVREEDMPFLEDGTPVDIVLNPLGVPSRMNLGQIYETLLGWAGLKMGVKYATPIFDGASEEEVEEELKKAGLPDWGRAPLYDGRTGEKFDQNVTVGVIYMLKLGHLVDDKMHARSIGPYSLITQQPLGGKAQFGGQRFGEMEVWALEAFGASHILREILTVKSDDVIGRAKAYEAIVKGENLPEPNIPESFNVLIHELRGLALEISLD, encoded by the coding sequence GTGGCTCATCAACTCAAATACGGCAGACTTAATTTCGGCAAAACGAATCCGATTATTGACTACCCCGACTTTTTGGAAGTACAGACCAAATCGTTTCAAGATTTTTTCCAAATCGGAACGCCGCCCGAACAGCGCAAGAAAGATGGACTCTATAAAGTCTTTATGGAGAACTTCCCCATCACCGACTCGCGCGAAAACTACGTACTCGAATTTATAGACTACGCCATAGACCCGCCTAAATATTCGGTAGAAGAATGTGTAGAGCGCGGACTTACCTATGCTGTGCCGTTGAAAGCAAAACTTAGGCTTTCTTGTAATGATGAAGACAATGAAGATTTCAAGACCATCGAGCAGGAAGTATTTTTAGGCAATATCCCCGTCATGACGGAAAAAGCCTCCTTTGTTATCAATGGGGCAGAGCGCGTTATCGTGTCGCAGTTGCACCGTTCGCCGGGTGTCTTTTTTGCGCAAAGCAAACACACCAACGGCACCAAACTCTATTCGGCGCGTATCATTCCTTTTCGTGGCTCGTGGATAGAATTTGCCACAGACGTAAATAACGTCATGTATGCCTACATCGACCGCAAAAAGAAGTTTCCCGTAACGACCCTTCTTCGCGCCATCGGATACGGTTCGGATAAGGAAATTTTAGACCTCTTCGGACTTTCAGAAGAAATTAAAGTAGACCGCAAAAAGCCCGATACACTCAAAGGCGTAGAAGGACGCAGATTGGCAGCGCGTGTTTTGCGTACCTGGACAGAAGACTTAGTAGATGAAGACACAGGCGAAGTCGTAATCCTTTCGCGCAACGAAGTCCTTTTAGAGCGCGACCATGTCATCGAAGCCGAAGATATTGATACCATTCTTAGCTCGAATGCAGAGGTAATTATTTTGCATCGCGAAGATGTCAATATTCAGGATTATGCCATTATCTATAATACCCTACAAAAAGATAGCTCCAACTCGGAAAAAGAAGCCGTAGAGCAAATCTATCGCCAACTTCGTAACACCGAAGCTCCTGATGAGCAAACGGCACGCGAAGTTATCCAAAGTCTATTTTTTAGCGAAAAACGCTATGATTTGGGCGACGTAGGGCGTTATCGTATCAATAAAAAATTAGAACTCGACATTGATATAGATGTGCGCGTCCTGACAAAAGAGGACATTATCCGCATCATCAATCACCTCATTACGCTTATCAATTCGCGCGTTTCGGTAGATGACATCGACCACCTTTCTAATAGAAGGGTTCGTACCGTAGGCGAGCAGTTGTATAGCCAATTTGGGGTAGGCTTGGCGCGTATGGCGCGTACCATCAAAGAGCGTATGAACGTCCGTGATAGCGAAGACTTCAAACCTGCCGACCTTATCAATGCGCGTACCCTTTCTTCGGTTATCAATTCGTTTTTTGGTACAAACCAGCTTTCGCAGTTCATGGACCAAACCAACCCCTTGGCAGAGGTTACGCACAAAAGGCGTATGTCTGCCTTAGGACCGGGCGGTCTTTCACGTGAAAGAGCAGGCTTCGAAGTCCGCGACGTGCATTACACGCACTACGGCAGACTTTGTACCATTGAAACGCCCGAAGGTCCTAACATTGGTCTGATTTCTTCTCTTTGCGTCCATGCCAAAGTAAATGACATGGGCTTTATCGAAACGCCTTACCGTCCTGTACGCGAGGGTATTGTTTCGAAAGACATTCTCTATCTAACAGCCGAAGAAGAAGACGAGCAGAACATTGCACCTGCAAGCCGTTTTGTAGATGAGGAAGGCAACATTTCTACTGACAAAATCAAGTGCCGCAAGCAGGGCGACTTTCCGCTTGAAGACCCCAAAGAGATTTCTTACATGGACGTTGCGCCTAACCAAATCGTTTCGGTGGCAGCCTCTATGATTCCCTTTTTGGAACACAATGACGCAAACCGCGCCCTGATGGGTTCGAACATGCAGCGTCAGGCAGTGCCGCTTTTGCGCCCCGAAGCTCCTATCGTCGGAACAGGTTTGGAACGCCGCGCCGCTCTCGATTCACGTGCCTTGATTTTGGCAGAAGGCGAAGGCGAAGTTCTTTTTGTCGATGCTTCCAAAATTGTCATCAAATACGAATGGACAGACGAGCAGCGTTTGGTAAATTTTGACGGTGAAACCGTAACCTACAAACTCACCAAATTTAAGCGTACCAACCAAGATACTTGTATCAATTTGCGCCCTATCGTTTTGAAGGGACAAAAAGTAAGCAAAGGCGAGGTCTTGTGTCAGGGCTATGCTACCGAAAAAGGCGAATTGGCGTTGGGTAGGAATCTAAAAGTAGCCTTCATGCCTTGGCAGGGCTATAATTTTGAGGACGCGATTGTTATTTCTGAAAAAATCGTCCGCGAAGATATTTATACCTCTATTCACATCGAACAATTCGAACTCGAAGTGCGCGACACCAAGCGTGGTGAAGAGGAGCTAACGCCTGAAATTCCAAACGTGAGCGAAGACGCTGTTAAGAACCTCGACGAGCGTGGCATCATTCGCATTGGTTCGGAAGTGCGTGAGCAGGATATTTTGATAGGCAAAACTACTCCAAAAGGCGAAACTGACCCTACTCCCGAAGAGAAACTTCTTCGCGCCATCTTTGGCGATAAGGCGGGTGATGTAAAAGACGCTTCCATGCGTGCGCCTGCCTCTTTGCAAGGCGTTGTCATTGGAACACAACTCTTTTCAAGACCTAAAAAAGATAAAGACACACGCGCTAAGGTCAAGAAAGAAGTCGAGGCTTTGAAGAAAAATTATAGCCGCGACCTAACCGCTTTGCGTGCCGAAATGATTGAAAAGATGGACGTGCTTTTGGCAGGCAAAACCTCGCAAGGTATCGTACACAAATTTGGCGACCAAGTCATGCCTTCGGGTGCGAAATTCAATAAGAAAAATATTGAAGAAAACTTCTTCCCGCCTAAAAATGTCTATCGTGATGAGAGTTTGTATAATGTCCCCGAAGAGGTCAATTTTATAGACGACGTTATCCTCGACAATTGGACAGAAGACAAGCACACGAATAAACTTTTGGTCGAGATGGTGCGCAATTACAACAAAAAGCGCAACGAAATTTCGGCAGCCTTCAAGCGTGAGCGTTTTGCCAAAGAAGTCGGCGACGAACTTCCTGCGGGTATCGTACAGCTTGCCAAAGTTTATATCGCCAAAAAGCGCAAGCTCAAAGTGGGTGATAAGATGGCAGGTAGGCACGGTAACAAGGGTATTGTAGCCCGTATCGTCCGCGAGGAAGATATGCCTTTCTTGGAAGATGGCACTCCTGTTGATATTGTTTTGAACCCCTTGGGCGTACCTTCGCGTATGAACTTAGGTCAGATTTATGAAACGCTCTTGGGTTGGGCAGGTCTGAAAATGGGCGTTAAGTATGCAACGCCAATTTTCGATGGTGCTTCCGAAGAGGAGGTAGAAGAGGAACTCAAAAAAGCAGGCTTGCCCGATTGGGGACGTGCGCCGCTTTATGACGGCAGAACAGGTGAGAAATTTGACCAAAACGTTACCGTAGGGGTCATCTATATGCTCAAACTCGGACACTTAGTTGATGACAAGATGCACGCGCGTTCTATCGGTCCTTACTCGCTCATTACGCAGCAGCCTTTGGGCGGTAAGGCGCAGTTTGGGGGTCAGCGTTTCGGTGAGATGGAGGTTTGGGCATTGGAAGCCTTTGGTGCTTCTCACATCTTGCGCGAAATCTTGACGGTCAAATCTGACGACGTGATTGGCAGAGCCAAAGCGTATGAGGCGATTGTGAAGGGCGAAAACTTACCTGAACCGAATATCCCTGAATCTTTCAACGTCTTGATTCACGAATTGAGAGGTTTGGCGTTAGAAATTAGCTTAGACTAA
- a CDS encoding S1C family serine protease produces the protein MMKKIALIVFALAGIFAFLVFSCSDNHKKGTAVGVVGQNGIKLKNGLVIYLLGVEGSEATATYLSTQVVGKDIKYRVDKGSRQRVTRQSEAAYAYVYVDRICINSLFLQKGITRLSTQYLKDSLQKYEKYAKAYQANNPAIAQREENEIESSGQLSFKDLVKKVRPSVFLVGNFRGENAVGQGTGFFVSADGKALSNEHVFAGGNRQEIKTLDGSFYEVSSILAKNSTKDFVYFQNSINSSVPHLPLTSQIPEVGEDIFVVGNPTGLESTVTRGVVSAIRKENGITYVQIDAAISPGSSGSPVLNMQGEVFGIATLKKIGCENCNFAVSIESIATEIGR, from the coding sequence ATGATGAAAAAAATAGCACTAATTGTTTTCGCATTGGCAGGCATTTTTGCGTTTTTGGTGTTTAGTTGTAGCGACAATCACAAAAAAGGCACTGCCGTTGGCGTTGTGGGTCAGAATGGCATCAAGCTCAAAAATGGCTTGGTGATTTACCTGCTGGGCGTGGAAGGTTCGGAAGCCACCGCCACCTACCTTTCTACGCAAGTAGTGGGCAAGGACATCAAATATCGCGTAGATAAGGGCAGCCGTCAGCGCGTAACGCGCCAAAGTGAGGCGGCTTATGCGTATGTGTATGTGGATAGAATTTGTATCAATAGCCTTTTTCTGCAAAAAGGTATCACGCGCCTAAGCACGCAATACCTCAAAGATAGCCTTCAGAAATACGAAAAATATGCGAAAGCCTATCAAGCGAATAATCCTGCTATCGCCCAACGCGAAGAGAATGAAATTGAAAGCTCTGGGCAGTTGTCATTTAAAGACTTGGTAAAGAAAGTGCGCCCTTCGGTTTTCTTAGTTGGAAACTTTCGGGGCGAAAACGCCGTCGGACAAGGGACAGGTTTTTTTGTCAGTGCAGACGGAAAAGCCCTAAGCAATGAACACGTCTTTGCAGGTGGGAATCGTCAGGAAATCAAAACTTTAGATGGTAGTTTCTATGAGGTTAGTAGTATTTTGGCAAAAAATAGCACAAAAGACTTTGTTTATTTTCAAAATAGTATCAATAGTAGCGTGCCTCACCTTCCGCTGACAAGCCAAATCCCCGAAGTAGGCGAAGATATTTTTGTAGTAGGCAATCCCACAGGCTTGGAAAGCACCGTAACGCGCGGCGTTGTTTCTGCCATTCGCAAAGAAAACGGTATTACCTACGTGCAGATAGATGCCGCCATCTCACCGGGCAGCAGCGGTAGCCCTGTTCTCAATATGCAGGGCGAAGTTTTCGGTATCGCTACCCTAAAAAAGATAGGTTGCGAAAATTGCAACTTTGCCGTCAGTATCGAGTCCATAGCCACAGAAATCGGACGCTAA
- the miaA gene encoding tRNA (adenosine(37)-N6)-dimethylallyltransferase MiaA, protein MLPTLVVLAGATAVGKTALSLALAERLDTEILSADSRQFYRQMAIGTAKPSPSDLACVPHHFVDFLPIAERYTVADFEREALSVLSDLFQKKQYALLVGGSGLFIKALCEGLDQMPEVPLSFRQDLMQLLENEGVEALLEELKTSDPLYFEQVDKANGQRVVRALEVIRATGQPFSSFRTQEKKTRPFRIVKIMLDRPRPMLYARIEARVEQMLELGLEQEVRELYPFRHLNALQTVGYQEFFPYFEGLTDFAQTVAQIKQNTRRYAKRQLTWFRKDADFLWLDIEGKSQDWVLGQIEKRIAAD, encoded by the coding sequence ATGTTGCCTACGCTTGTAGTTTTGGCAGGAGCCACTGCGGTAGGAAAGACCGCCCTAAGTTTGGCTTTGGCAGAGCGATTAGATACCGAAATTCTCTCTGCCGACTCGCGACAGTTTTATCGCCAGATGGCGATTGGAACGGCAAAGCCCTCGCCTTCGGATTTGGCATGTGTGCCTCACCATTTTGTAGATTTTCTGCCTATCGCGGAACGCTATACCGTCGCCGACTTCGAAAGAGAAGCCCTTTCTGTTTTGTCTGATTTATTCCAAAAAAAGCAATACGCGCTTTTGGTAGGGGGGAGTGGGCTTTTTATCAAAGCCCTTTGTGAAGGTTTAGACCAAATGCCCGAAGTGCCGCTTTCTTTTCGTCAGGATTTGATGCAACTGCTTGAAAATGAAGGAGTTGAGGCTTTATTAGAAGAACTAAAAACCAGCGACCCACTTTATTTTGAGCAGGTAGATAAAGCCAATGGGCAGCGTGTTGTTCGCGCCTTAGAGGTAATTCGTGCCACAGGGCAGCCCTTTTCGAGTTTTCGAACACAAGAAAAAAAAACGCGCCCTTTTCGGATTGTCAAGATTATGTTAGACCGTCCGCGCCCAATGCTGTATGCTCGCATTGAGGCGCGTGTTGAGCAAATGCTTGAATTGGGTTTGGAGCAGGAAGTTCGGGAATTGTATCCTTTTCGCCATCTCAACGCCTTGCAGACGGTAGGCTATCAGGAATTTTTTCCGTATTTCGAAGGGCTGACTGATTTTGCCCAAACAGTGGCACAAATCAAACAAAACACACGCCGTTACGCCAAAAGACAACTTACGTGGTTTCGCAAAGATGCCGACTTCCTTTGGCTCGATATAGAAGGAAAGTCACAAGATTGGGTTTTGGGTCAGATAGAAAAGCGAATAGCTGCTGATTAG
- a CDS encoding DUF4178 domain-containing protein produces the protein MPFGFFKKKKQEEQEPALHYDPTNIRVQDLRIGFVLDYELKTWEVKEHFVYDWGDNYFTDTFLLHSGKDQLFLSVDDEDGELYLVVSQKLRVSLLTPPIAETVRQTGKPPLTLQYEGVEYYREEENYGYFRNVTKNRHEDSCEMVEWVYLDKSGKNTLSIEQYDEEEFEASKGFYIEEFEISNILPTGNPTQML, from the coding sequence ATGCCTTTTGGTTTTTTCAAAAAAAAGAAGCAAGAAGAGCAAGAGCCTGCCCTTCATTACGACCCTACCAATATTCGGGTGCAAGACCTACGCATTGGCTTTGTTTTAGACTACGAGCTAAAGACGTGGGAGGTGAAGGAGCATTTTGTGTATGACTGGGGTGATAATTATTTCACAGACACTTTTCTGTTACATTCGGGCAAAGACCAACTCTTTTTGAGTGTTGATGACGAGGACGGCGAACTTTATCTGGTGGTTTCACAAAAATTGCGTGTGAGCTTGCTCACGCCGCCTATTGCCGAAACCGTTAGACAGACGGGCAAGCCGCCGCTAACTTTGCAGTACGAAGGCGTGGAATATTATCGGGAGGAGGAAAATTACGGCTATTTTCGGAATGTAACCAAAAATAGACACGAAGATTCCTGCGAAATGGTAGAATGGGTCTATTTAGACAAATCGGGTAAAAATACCCTTAGCATCGAACAATATGACGAAGAGGAATTTGAGGCTTCAAAGGGTTTCTACATCGAGGAGTTTGAGATTTCGAATATCCTACCGACAGGCAACCCAACTCAAATGTTATAA
- a CDS encoding MBL fold metallo-hydrolase: protein MLEVTYFTFSPFSENTYLLTDSATRKTVVIDAGCYQAHEEAELKAYIESRGLEIVALWHTHCHLDHVFGAEFVRKTWGVEAYAHPLEAKQMEAFPKVAQMYGIPNIKPSQIDKLLPESGELLLGESKVEILYVPGHSPGHLAFYAPKEGFCISGDVLFRGSVGRTDLPFGNASTLMLSIHNKLFKLPEETVVYSGHGQPTTIGQEKKTNPFCRIV from the coding sequence ATGTTGGAAGTAACCTATTTTACGTTTAGTCCTTTTTCCGAAAATACTTACTTGCTCACCGATTCTGCCACACGCAAGACCGTTGTGATAGATGCAGGCTGCTATCAGGCGCACGAGGAGGCGGAATTGAAGGCGTATATCGAGTCGAGGGGCTTAGAAATTGTGGCACTTTGGCATACGCATTGCCATTTAGACCATGTCTTTGGGGCAGAATTTGTGCGCAAAACTTGGGGCGTGGAAGCCTATGCACACCCTTTGGAGGCAAAACAGATGGAGGCTTTTCCGAAGGTGGCGCAAATGTATGGGATTCCGAACATCAAGCCTTCGCAGATAGATAAGCTACTGCCTGAAAGTGGGGAATTGCTTTTGGGTGAGTCGAAGGTAGAAATCTTATATGTACCGGGTCATTCGCCGGGGCATTTGGCTTTCTATGCGCCGAAAGAGGGCTTTTGCATCAGCGGCGATGTGCTTTTTAGGGGCAGTGTGGGCAGGACGGATTTGCCCTTTGGCAACGCTTCTACTCTGATGCTTAGTATTCATAACAAACTTTTCAAACTGCCTGAAGAAACAGTGGTTTATAGCGGACATGGGCAACCCACAACGATTGGGCAGGAAAAAAAGACAAATCCTTTTTGTCGTATTGTCTGA